Proteins from one Phaenicophaeus curvirostris isolate KB17595 chromosome 16, BPBGC_Pcur_1.0, whole genome shotgun sequence genomic window:
- the FOXL3 gene encoding forkhead box L3 isoform X1 produces MFDNTQYPYNCFNYDGDDYPTCSSDEEKKFTRPAYSYIALIAMAIQQSPSNKVTLSGIYDFIMKKFPYYRSNQRAWQNSIRHNLSLNSCFVKVPRTEGNEKGKGNYWSFATGCESMLDLFENGNYRRRRRRRNMKKDHKEQRPSRGKSPSSPDTSSVDSALNNISCSESKHERIELGPRLLEPHGFGPNRMTNRQSLSNSSLAKSDSEIKFSIDYILSAPDPLPVLKSQYNMQENKYHLLETQQINLQFWTM; encoded by the exons ATGTTTGACAACACGCAATACCCCTATAACTGCTTTAATTATGATGGGGATGATTATCCTACCTGTAGTTCtgatgaagagaaaaaattcACCAGACCAGCATACAG ctACATTGCCTTAATTGCAATGGCCATCCAGCAAAGCCCTTCAAATAAAGTCACCCTGTCTGGCATTTATGACtttataatgaagaaatttcCTTACTACAGATCAAATCAAAGAGCCTGGCAGAACTCCATCCGACATAACTTATCGCTTAACAGTTGTTTTGTAAAG GTTCCCAGAACAGAAGGGaatgagaaggggaaaggaaactATTGGAGCTTTGCAACAGGATGTGAATCCATGTTGGATCTTTTTGAAAATGGGAATTACAGGCGAAGACGGAGGAGAAGGAACATGAAGAAGGATCATAAAGAGCAGAGACCAAGCAGAGGGAAAAGTCCTTCATCCCCTGATACATCTTCTGTGGACTCGGCTTTAAACAACATTTCCTGTTCTGAAAGTAAACATGAAAGAATTGAATTGGGTCCAAGACTGCTGGAGCCTCATGGGTTTGGTCCGAACAGGATGACCAACAGGCAGAGCTTAAGCAATTCCTCCTTAGCAAAATCGGATTCTGAAATTAAGTTCAGCATTGATTACATCCTTTCAGCCCCTGACCCTTTGCCTGTCCTGAAATCTCAATATAATATGCAAGAAAATAAGTATCATCTACTGGAGACCCAGCAAATAAATCTCCAGTTCTGGACAATGTGA
- the FOXL3 gene encoding forkhead box L3 isoform X2 produces MFDNTQYPYNCFNYDGDDYPTCSSDEEKKFTRPAYRSNQRAWQNSIRHNLSLNSCFVKVPRTEGNEKGKGNYWSFATGCESMLDLFENGNYRRRRRRRNMKKDHKEQRPSRGKSPSSPDTSSVDSALNNISCSESKHERIELGPRLLEPHGFGPNRMTNRQSLSNSSLAKSDSEIKFSIDYILSAPDPLPVLKSQYNMQENKYHLLETQQINLQFWTM; encoded by the exons ATGTTTGACAACACGCAATACCCCTATAACTGCTTTAATTATGATGGGGATGATTATCCTACCTGTAGTTCtgatgaagagaaaaaattcACCAGACCAGCATACAG ATCAAATCAAAGAGCCTGGCAGAACTCCATCCGACATAACTTATCGCTTAACAGTTGTTTTGTAAAG GTTCCCAGAACAGAAGGGaatgagaaggggaaaggaaactATTGGAGCTTTGCAACAGGATGTGAATCCATGTTGGATCTTTTTGAAAATGGGAATTACAGGCGAAGACGGAGGAGAAGGAACATGAAGAAGGATCATAAAGAGCAGAGACCAAGCAGAGGGAAAAGTCCTTCATCCCCTGATACATCTTCTGTGGACTCGGCTTTAAACAACATTTCCTGTTCTGAAAGTAAACATGAAAGAATTGAATTGGGTCCAAGACTGCTGGAGCCTCATGGGTTTGGTCCGAACAGGATGACCAACAGGCAGAGCTTAAGCAATTCCTCCTTAGCAAAATCGGATTCTGAAATTAAGTTCAGCATTGATTACATCCTTTCAGCCCCTGACCCTTTGCCTGTCCTGAAATCTCAATATAATATGCAAGAAAATAAGTATCATCTACTGGAGACCCAGCAAATAAATCTCCAGTTCTGGACAATGTGA